In one Helicoverpa zea isolate HzStark_Cry1AcR chromosome 5, ilHelZeax1.1, whole genome shotgun sequence genomic region, the following are encoded:
- the LOC124630567 gene encoding elongation of very long chain fatty acids protein 7-like isoform X2 gives MERINTDFVNSWLFMSSPVPVVSILVVYLLFVLKLGPSFMKDRQAYKLQTLIPIYNAVQVGISAFLLYLCAAMMSANGLVPKTCVMETEYNRRHITAVMHYYFLAKISELLDTIFFVLRKKSNQVTFLHVYHHTLMVAVTWIALKYEPTYTVLFLGLLNSTVHVVMYTYYGLSSVPSLTKYLWWKKYITSMQLIQFALILIHFGIAFMVSECSPSYTMTIAMAINGTLFLYLFGNFYVNTYNKKTNKDTQFKNGTNKTDIKNKTFENGMKYGKGKTNADSQYTSASITVNDTYRIRFNLGKKAT, from the exons ATGGAGAGAATAAACA CGGACTTCGTAAACTCCTGGCTCTTCATGAGTTCACCAGTTCCAGTAGTCAGCATACTGGTGGTATATTTACTCTTCGTGCTGAAGTTAGGACCTTCGTTCATGAAGGATAGACAAGCATACAAGTTGCAGACTCTTATACCAATTTATAATGCCGTGCAAGTCGGGATTTCGgcgtttttgttatatttg TGTGCAGCCATGATGTCAGCTAATGGTTTAGTGCCGAAAACTTGTGTGATGGAGACTGAATACAATAGAAGACAT ATAACAGCAGTAATGCACTACTACTTCCTAGCCAAAATATCAGAACTCCTAGACACAATATTCTTCGTTCTCCGAAAGAAGAGCAACCAAGTCACTTTTCTTCACGTATATCACCATACATTGATGGTAGCTGTTACTTGGATAGCGTTGAAATATGAACCAACTTATACAGTACTGTTCTTAGGACTTTTGAACTCGACTGTACATGTCGTTATGTATACTTATTATGGGTTGTCTTCTGTGCCGAGTTTGACGAAGTATTTGTGGTGGAAGAAGTATATTACTAGTATGCAgttg atcCAGTTCGCCCTCATCCTAATCCATTTCGGCATCGCCTTCATGGTATCTGAATGTTCACCATCCTACACGATGACAATCGCTATGGCTATCAACGGCACTCTCTTTCTCTATTTATTCGGAAACTTCTACGTGAACACatacaacaagaaaacaaataaagacacacaattcaaaaatggaacaaacaaaactgatattaaaaataaaacatttgaaaatggaatgaaaTATGGAAAAGGAAAAACAAATGCAGACAGTCAATATA